The Staphylothermus marinus F1 genome has a segment encoding these proteins:
- a CDS encoding respiratory chain complex I subunit 1 family protein, which produces MLLDISIYVISFIVFLFIPPLLDGLERKIRARLHSRVGPPTIFQTWYDIRKLLAKEQVATDTFVNTFFIVSILFTTSMLTIPLMPFGSIGIFSNSRNSLILFIILLASSQLLWVALSLSPGNPFSTIGVYREALLEMVNELFLILTGFGLMVYIGGTSFRDLTNINYSAIYILFIVLLIVISYVSSGRVPFDLAEAEPELASGVLIEFSGPILGIVLYTNFLKRAILCGFIANLILLPLKSLVNDIVLAALFYLLLFFIWLIYAIVSILLARSRIDLAPRTMFVVYLLFYSIIVVLWLIGI; this is translated from the coding sequence ATGTTATTGGATATTAGCATTTATGTTATTTCTTTTATAGTATTCCTATTTATTCCACCACTCCTTGATGGTTTAGAGAGAAAGATTAGAGCTAGACTGCATAGCAGAGTAGGACCTCCTACAATTTTTCAGACATGGTACGATATAAGGAAATTACTAGCTAAAGAACAAGTTGCAACAGATACGTTCGTTAACACTTTTTTCATCGTGTCTATACTATTTACCACATCTATGTTAACGATCCCACTTATGCCGTTTGGATCTATAGGTATATTCTCTAATAGCCGGAACAGCTTAATATTATTCATAATACTTTTGGCTTCTTCTCAGCTATTATGGGTAGCTTTAAGCTTATCTCCTGGAAATCCTTTTTCAACTATAGGTGTTTATAGAGAAGCTTTATTGGAAATGGTTAATGAGTTATTCTTAATTCTTACTGGTTTTGGCTTAATGGTGTATATAGGTGGTACAAGCTTCCGCGATTTAACGAACATAAACTATTCCGCAATATATATTCTTTTCATTGTTTTATTAATTGTTATATCGTATGTGTCTTCTGGAAGAGTGCCATTCGATCTAGCTGAAGCAGAACCCGAACTTGCTAGTGGAGTGCTTATTGAGTTTAGTGGTCCAATACTAGGTATTGTTCTCTATACAAACTTTCTCAAACGGGCTATACTTTGTGGGTTTATTGCCAATTTAATACTATTGCCGCTGAAAAGCTTGGTTAATGATATTGTACTGGCTGCTTTATTTTATTTGCTATTATTTTTTATTTGGCTTATCTACGCTATAGTCAGTATATTGTTGGCTAGATCGAGAATAGATTTAGCTCCTAGAACGATGTTTGTTGTTTATTTACTCTTTTATTCAATAATTGTTGTTTTATGGTTAATAGGGATATAA
- a CDS encoding 4Fe-4S dicluster domain-containing protein encodes MLVRKLLKPLKLISVAKKAGVVTVLYPYQKPLITSEFRGKISIDPSKCIACGACVNVCPPNALTLSKQENIIMINYFIGRCIFCGRCAEVCPVGAITVTNEFELASTRIDDLSSTLIHKIYECSNCGSAYITRKMKQFIINRVPVSENYIDLCPDCRKKKFYSSIALRRGVRVEE; translated from the coding sequence ATGTTAGTTAGAAAACTCCTAAAACCATTAAAACTGATCTCTGTCGCAAAGAAGGCAGGAGTAGTAACTGTATTATATCCGTATCAAAAACCACTTATTACCAGTGAATTCCGCGGAAAAATATCTATAGATCCTTCGAAGTGTATAGCTTGTGGAGCATGTGTAAATGTTTGCCCTCCCAATGCATTGACTTTATCTAAGCAAGAAAACATAATAATGATTAATTATTTTATAGGCAGGTGTATATTTTGTGGTAGGTGCGCCGAAGTCTGCCCAGTAGGTGCAATAACGGTCACCAACGAATTCGAACTTGCATCTACACGAATAGATGATTTAAGCTCTACATTAATACATAAGATATATGAATGTTCTAATTGCGGATCAGCTTATATAACCAGAAAAATGAAGCAGTTTATTATAAATAGAGTTCCAGTCTCCGAAAACTATATAGATCTATGCCCAGATTGTAGAAAGAAGAAATTCTATTCGTCAATTGCTTTAAGAAGAGGGGTTAGAGTTGAAGAGTAA
- a CDS encoding NADH-quinone oxidoreductase subunit C, which translates to MINRIDSVRQHIIEKLGDIVKETKYIGDQALMLRIDRNYLRKAVDIIHNDLNAYFRTMVAVDERSLNGTFASYYIFGLDAAHLNIIVKTHTSADEPVLPSIIDIVPAADWYELEAWDLLGIKFENRKVHRFVLPDEWPEGIYPLRKDVEYTYRPKPRKVPRQPPTGQRIPIGPYHPALHEPEYFELYVEGEKVVDVEYNGFHVHRGIEKLAEAPRFNYQKIPFLAERICGICGFVHSVSYTMSVERAAKIDVPERAEYIRSIILEIERLHSHLLWIGVVCHLLGYDAGFMHTWRIREKVMVLAELLTGSRKTYGINLVGGVRKDINMDKIEAVKNTIEYIRSEFKHLSDLITSISQIVKRASGTGILSRDDARKLSVVGPVARGSGLDRDVRRDYPYAAYRDVYFKVPVYNEGDNLARLLVRIDEVFESIYILEQLIDKLPGGPIMAEKLEVPEGVIGIGNVEAPRGEVIHVTITGHGRPYRWRVRAPTYQNIPALKIMLRDAPLADAPLTIASIDPCFSCTDRIVIVDLRSNRRFKASMEQIIKAGR; encoded by the coding sequence ATGATAAATAGAATTGATAGTGTCAGGCAGCATATCATAGAGAAACTAGGAGATATTGTAAAGGAAACTAAGTATATCGGTGACCAAGCTTTAATGTTGCGTATAGATAGAAATTATTTAAGAAAAGCTGTAGACATAATTCATAATGATCTGAATGCGTATTTTAGAACTATGGTAGCGGTTGATGAAAGATCGTTGAATGGCACTTTTGCGTCTTATTATATTTTTGGACTTGACGCAGCTCATTTAAATATAATTGTTAAGACACATACTAGCGCTGATGAACCTGTTTTACCGTCAATAATTGATATTGTCCCGGCTGCTGATTGGTATGAGTTGGAAGCTTGGGATCTATTAGGGATCAAGTTTGAAAATAGAAAGGTTCACAGGTTTGTTCTACCTGATGAGTGGCCTGAAGGAATATATCCTCTGAGAAAAGATGTTGAATATACCTATAGGCCTAAACCTAGGAAAGTTCCCAGACAACCACCCACGGGTCAACGAATACCTATCGGACCATATCATCCCGCACTACACGAGCCTGAATATTTTGAACTATACGTAGAAGGAGAGAAAGTAGTTGATGTAGAATATAATGGCTTTCATGTTCATAGAGGTATAGAAAAACTCGCTGAGGCACCTCGATTTAATTATCAAAAAATACCTTTCTTAGCTGAGAGAATATGTGGCATATGTGGATTCGTTCATAGCGTATCATACACTATGAGCGTTGAAAGAGCAGCAAAAATAGATGTTCCGGAGAGAGCAGAGTATATTCGAAGCATTATTTTAGAGATTGAACGCTTACATAGCCACTTATTATGGATAGGGGTAGTATGTCATCTTCTCGGCTATGATGCAGGGTTTATGCATACTTGGAGGATTAGAGAAAAAGTGATGGTACTTGCAGAGCTCTTAACGGGAAGTCGTAAAACATATGGTATAAATCTCGTTGGAGGAGTGAGAAAAGATATAAACATGGACAAAATTGAGGCTGTAAAGAACACTATAGAATATATTCGATCAGAGTTTAAACATCTTTCAGATCTAATTACAAGTATTTCGCAAATAGTTAAAAGAGCTAGTGGCACAGGCATTTTGTCAAGAGATGATGCAAGAAAGCTCTCGGTAGTAGGACCTGTTGCTAGGGGTTCGGGTCTCGACAGGGATGTTCGTAGGGATTATCCATATGCTGCATATAGAGATGTTTATTTTAAAGTACCAGTCTATAATGAGGGAGATAATCTAGCCAGGCTTCTCGTTAGAATAGATGAAGTATTTGAATCTATATATATTCTAGAACAACTAATTGATAAATTGCCCGGAGGACCCATAATGGCTGAAAAGCTAGAAGTTCCTGAGGGAGTAATAGGTATAGGAAACGTTGAGGCACCACGAGGCGAGGTAATACATGTAACTATAACGGGTCATGGAAGACCTTATCGTTGGAGAGTTCGTGCGCCTACTTATCAGAATATTCCAGCATTGAAAATTATGCTTCGCGATGCACCATTAGCTGATGCACCATTAACTATAGCTAGCATTGATCCGTGTTTCTCATGTACGGATCGAATAGTAATAGTGGATCTAAGATCAAATAGGAGATTTAAAGCTTCTATGGAGCAAATAATTAAGGCGGGAAGGTGA
- a CDS encoding NADH-quinone oxidoreductase subunit B family protein: protein MKSKDNILKKSIWVFHLNTGSCNACDIEILDALTPYFDVERFGIKLVASPRHADLVLLTGPITLKTLPKVINALRAVPRPRYVMAIGACAVGGGIWYDSYSVIGGVDELKKILEEYGIEIDKIVYVPGCPARPEAIIYGVALLLGLVKQKVAKEVKIIE from the coding sequence TTGAAGAGTAAAGATAATATTTTGAAGAAAAGTATATGGGTGTTTCATCTCAACACGGGGAGTTGTAATGCCTGCGACATCGAGATACTAGACGCTCTAACCCCATATTTCGACGTTGAAAGATTTGGTATTAAGCTTGTAGCATCACCTAGACACGCAGACCTAGTACTCTTAACGGGTCCTATAACTCTGAAGACATTACCTAAAGTTATCAATGCGCTTAGAGCAGTTCCTAGACCTAGATACGTGATGGCAATAGGTGCTTGTGCTGTGGGGGGAGGCATATGGTATGATTCATACTCCGTAATAGGAGGAGTTGATGAATTAAAGAAGATTCTTGAAGAATACGGTATAGAAATAGATAAAATAGTATATGTTCCAGGATGCCCTGCCAGGCCAGAAGCGATCATATATGGCGTAGCATTACTTCTAGGGTTAGTTAAACAAAAAGTTGCTAAGGAGGTGAAAATTATTGAATAA